A window of Cygnus atratus isolate AKBS03 ecotype Queensland, Australia unplaced genomic scaffold, CAtr_DNAZoo_HiC_assembly HiC_scaffold_34, whole genome shotgun sequence contains these coding sequences:
- the LOC118261210 gene encoding LOW QUALITY PROTEIN: scavenger receptor cysteine-rich type 1 protein M130-like (The sequence of the model RefSeq protein was modified relative to this genomic sequence to represent the inferred CDS: deleted 2 bases in 2 codons) has product MAYNRYVAIYKPLHYGTLIGGFVRLVGGDSPCSGSVEVYDRDQWKAVCDSHFGAKAAEVVCRELQCGTALSVHGAAHVGEGAEYTGFRLVNGSTVCAGRVEVEVLGTWGTLCASRWDLQDAHVLCRHLGCGFAESIPGGGHFGRGTGPIWRDSFHCDGTEAHLGQCPVTALGASSCSHENAAAVICSGLARPMSLRLVGGGSRCDGRVEVFQHGMWGRVLDEQWDMQEASVVCRQLQCGEAEAAYTPVRAERGLGPVGLHGVRCTGQETNLSLCNTSLPESAMATGIMEDVGAVCRGSWRVRLADGAGRCAGRVEIYYQGRWGTVCDDAWDLADAAVVCRQLGCGGAVEAAGSARFGEGSGQIWLDSVNCSGAEAALWDCPAEAWGQHDCGHKEDAGVICSEFMALRLENSDGCSGRLQVFYNGTWGSVCSNSMTTESVSLVCKELGCGNEGNQETTSSYAKLPGTAWLDHVECGKSNSSFWQCPSDPWHPQSCDDLRDEAHITCNDREKIRTVGGEDGCLGRVEVWHRGAWGTLCDNAWDMWDAEVACRQLGCGPAVYALGQAAFGEGTGPIWLMECRGTELSLQDCWAQPGDSGACQHKKDAAVHCSGEQWGWETSLGAWQRADPPRGPLTTSSERLSVPVIICIILGALLCLLLALLAGQVRSARAQRRDQPCLCPQAPGELGEPFPEAVYEEIAYSLAWEKQARFSLSDVPVLPGGDPVDGYDDAGEVSDPGEDPVPGQGDWDLPGIPEEGDGPRDAATGWWDHSHDWSTVIDGYKLFRRD; this is encoded by the exons GATTTGTCCGGCTGGTCGGAGGGGACAGCCCCTGCTCAGGAAGTGTGGAGGTCTACGACAGGGACCAGTGGAAAGCTGTCTGTGACTCCCACTTTGGTGCCAAAGCTGCCGAGGTggtctgcagggagctgcagtgcGGCACAGCCCTGTCCGTGCATGGGGCAGCTCACGTGGGAGAAGGGGCCG AGTACACAGGGTTCAGGCTGGTGAATGGCAGCACAGTGTGTGCAGGCAGGGTGGAGGTCGAGGTGCTGGGGACGTGGGGGACCCTCTGTGCCTCCCGCTGGGACCTC CAGGACGCCCACGTTCTCTGTCGGCACCTCGGCTGTGGCTTTGCTGAGTCCATTCCTGGAGGAGGGCATTTTGGGAGAGGAACCGGCCCCATCTGGAGAGACTCGTTCCACTGTGACGGGACTGAAGCCCACCTGGGGCAGTGCCCGGTGACTGCCCTGGGGGCCTCGTCGTGCTCCCACGAGAACGCTGCTGCTGTCATTTGCTCAG GGCTGGCTCGCCCCATGTCCCTGCGGCTGGTGGGCGGAGGGAGCCGGTGCGACGGGCGCGTGGAGGTCTTCCAGCACGGGATGTGGGGCAGAGTCCTGGATGAGCAGTGGGACATGCAGGAGGCCAGCGTGGTGTGCCGGCAACTGCAGTGcggagaggcagaggcagcctACACCCCTGTGAGAGCCGAGCGAGGGCTGGGCCCCGTGGGGCTGCACGGGGTGCGGTGCACAGGGCAAGAG ACTAACCTGAGCCTCTGCAACACCTCCCTGCCTGAGAGCGCAATGGCAACAGGGATCATGGAGGATGTGGGGGCCGTGTGCCGGG ggagctggcgGGTCCGGCTGGCAGATGGGGCCGGGCGCTGTGCCGGGAGAGTGGAGATCTACTACCAGGGGCGCTGGGGCACCGTCTGCGACGACGCCTGGGACCTGGCCGACGCCGCCGTCGTTTGCCGCCAGCTGGGCTGCGGAGGGGCCGTGGAGGCAGCTGGCTCCGCTCGGTTCGGGGAGGGCTCCGGGCAGATCTGGCTGGACAGCGTCAACTGCTCCGGGGCCGAAGCTGCTCTCTGGGACTGCCCTGCCGAGGCCTGGGGGCAGCACGACTGCGGGCACAAAGAGGACGCAGGAGTCATCTGCTCAG AGTTCATGGCCCTGAGGCTGGAGAACAGCGACGGCTGCTCCGGGCGCCTGCAGGTTTTCTACAACGGGACGTGGGGCAGCGTTTGCTCCAACTCGATGACTACCGAGTCGGTGTCACTGGTGTGcaaggagctgggctgtgggaaTGAAGGGAACCAGGAAACAACCTCAAGCTATGCCAAGCTGCCTGGCACCGCGTGGCTGGATCATGTGGAGTGTGGGAAGAGcaacagctccttctggcaGTGTCCCTCTGATCCCTGGCATCCGCAGTCGTGTGATGACCTCCGAGACGAGGCCCACATCACCTGCAATG ACAGGGAGAAGATCCGCACCGTGGGAGGTGAGGACGGCTGCTTGGGCAGAGTGGAGGTCTGGCACCGCGGCGCCTGGGGGACGCTGTGTGACAATGCCTGGGACATGTGGGATGCTGAGGTGGcgtgcaggcagctgggctgtggccCCGCGGTCTATGCCCTGGGCCAGGCTGCCTTTGGAGAGGGGACGGGCCCCATCTGGCTGATGGAGTGCAGGGGGACGGAGCTgtctctgcaggactgctggGCCCAGCCAGGGGACAGCGGTGCCtgccagcacaagaaagatgcgGCTGTGCATTGCTCAGGtgagcagtggggctgggagaCATCGCTGGGGGCTTGGCAAAGAGCTG ATCCCCCCCGGGGCCCTCTGACCACCAGCAGTGAGAGACTCTCAGTGCCTGTCATCATCTGCATCATCCTGGGggccctcctctgcctgctcctggccctcctggctgggCAGGTGCGAAGCGCCAGGGCTCAGCGCAGAG ACCAGCCCTGCCTCTGTCCCCAGGCTCCGGGAGAGCTAGGGGAGCCCTTCCCTGAGGCCGTGTACGAGGAGATCGCTTACAGCCTGGCATGGGAGAAGCAGGCGAGGTTCAGTCTCTCAG ATGTCCCTGTCCTGCCCGGAGGTGACCCAGTGGATGGCTATGATGATGCCGGGGAGGTTTCTGACCCTGGGGAGGATCCTGTCCCTGGGCAGGGGGACTGGGATTTGCCCGGGATTCCAGAGGAAGGAGATGGGCCCAGGGATGCAGCCACAG GATGGTGGGATcactcccacgactggagtACTGTGATAGAcggctacaagctcttcagaagggattga